One Candidatus Hydrogenedens sp. genomic window, TTAAACGTTTCAGGCTCACGAAAAGAAAGATATGCTGACCCATCTGACATTATTAAATATTTACCATCATAGGTAAGTCCCCATCCTTCTCCCTCATAAAAGAACCCCTTTTGGAACTCAAGAGTGTCTCGAGAGTAGACAAAACAAATACCTTCTTCCCATGTTATTTGATATAGCAAATTTCCAACAAGTGCTATTCCCTCCCCAAAAATTTTACTAAATGTTTGACCATTATATTCCTGAGGTAAACTCCTTGATAGTAAGGGAACCCCTGTTTCTAATTCTACAATGCGAATAGAAGATTCTCCATATAATCCTGTGCTTTCGTAAAGTACACCATTATCCCAAATTAAACCTTGAGTAAAAGCAGAACTGTCATGTGGGTATTTAGATACAATACGATATGTTAATGTAAAAGGATACTGGGAAGGCCAAAAGGCTGATGTGATTTCATCTTCACCTTCTCCTTCAGGTGGGTGATTGGTTACTCCTTCGGGTTCTG contains:
- a CDS encoding glutaminyl-peptide cyclotransferase, with amino-acid sequence MKRYIIIILIHCFLFLPCCENKKPIEGESVNTLTPEGQIHTEPEGVTNHPPEGEGEDEITSAFWPSQYPFTLTYRIVSKYPHDSSAFTQGLIWDNGVLYESTGLYGESSIRIVELETGVPLLSRSLPQEYNGQTFSKIFGEGIALVGNLLYQITWEEGICFVYSRDTLEFQKGFFYEGEGWGLTYDGKYLIMSDGSAYLSFREPETFKVVKTIFVQEGGNPITQLNELEFIEGYICANVWYKDFIVVIQPDTGNVVGKINLYGLKNQLLNPTHADVLNGIAFRNDNYHLLITGKYWDTLFEIELLPQNTNR